From the Moraxella sp. FZFQ2102 genome, the window CACACAGGTACCGCTATGTCAGGTCTGATCACGCTTGTACTTATCCTAAGCCCGATGTTTATTGGCTTTTTATTACCCAGTCGTCCAGAGTGGGTGAAAATGAGCGAAACCGCTTTGGGCTATTTGGTATTTTTACTGTTGATCGTCATCGGCATTGAGCTTGGGCTTGTGCAGGATTTGGCGGAGAAAATCGGCGCGATCGCCATGTATCTTGGCGTGCTAATGCTACTTACTCTAAGCTCAGGCGTCGTTGCATTATGGGCGTTTGATCGCTTTTCACCACAGCACACCACGCGCACAGACACGCAAGGCAGTAAGCCAAAAGTTAGCCTACGCGGCAGCCTTGTGCAGCTGATTTGTCTTGCCATCGGATTTAGCTTAGCTCAGATTTTACCTGCTGCCCTGCTACCCCCTGAGAGGACCACCACCGTGCTACTCATGGCACTGCTGTTCTTGGTCGGAATCTCATTAAAAGGCTCTGGCGTAAGCCTTCGTGAAGCCATGCTAAATAAACGCGGCTGTCAAATCAGTGTGATTTTTATGGCGGTCACTTTATTAAGCGGTGTCATTTATGCGCTGATTTTCTCAGAAGTGTCATTTGCAAAAGCCTTGGCATTGGCATCTGGCTTTGGTTGGTATTCGCTGTCTGGCACGATCATGACCGATGCCTATGGCGCGGTTTGGGGCAGTGTCGCCCTGCTCAATGACTTGGGTCGTGAGATCGTTGCTTTGATCGTCATTCCGATGCTGATGCGCCATTCGACATCGGCAGGCATTGGCTTGGGCGGTGTTACCAGTCTTGATTTTACCTTGCCAACCATTTTACAATCAGGCGGTACACAGATCATGCCTGTGGTGATTAGCTTTGGTTTTATCACCAATGTGGTTTCGCCAATTTTAATGGTATTATTTAGTCAATTGGGATAATCTTAGCATTATATCAGTACAAAGCACACATTGTCTTAAGACCCTTGCTTTGTTACAATAACCCATTCACCGCTTTATTTTGGTTATTATTATGTCAAACTCCATCGTCGAACAAGCACTGCGCGCCGCCCGAGCTGATCAGGTAAATAGCCATCAAGACATCCTTGCCAAACACCAAAAAATCGCCGAAGAATTTGAAGAATCATTAAAAAATCAGCAAGCATTACAAGACATTCATCTATCCCTATCAGACTATTTGGCTGCGGTCAAATTGGTCATTGATGACAGCTTCGATCATGAAGTATGGGTGCGCGCCGAAATCCGCTCACTGCACAGCAAAGGCGGCCATTATTATTTTGAACTTGCCGAAAAAGACGATGATGACAACATCACTGCCAGTTGCCGCGCGACCTTATGGCGGTATCGTGCCAATACAGTTCTTGCCAAATTCACCGCTACCACAGGGCAAAAACTTGCCGCAGGCGCAAGCATCCTGATCGAATGCTCAGCAAGTTTTCATGCGCAATACGGCTTTAGCCTAAATATCTCAGACATCGATCCGAACTACACACTCGGCGAGATCGCAGCCGCTTATCAAGCGATGAAAAAACGCTTGATCGATGAAGGATTGATCAATTTAAATAAACAATTGCCCACACCATTTGACATCGAAAATGTCATCGTCATCGCACCAGAGCAAGCGGCGGGATTGGGAGATTTTCGCGCTGAAGCCGATCGCTTGATGCGTGCAGGTGCGTGCCAATTTCACTATCATCATGCCACTTTTCAAGGCAATCATGCACCCAGTGAGATTCGCGCCGCTATTACTACAAGCTTGACAGAGTTTGTAGAAAATCATCAAAAACTACCCGACATCTTAGTGATTATTCGCGGTGGCGGCGCGGTCGGCGATTTGGCATATTTGAACGATTATGAATTGGCAGCACTGATCGCAGAATGCCCTGTGCCTGTTTGGGTTGGCGTCGGTCATGAGCGCGATCAGGTGATTTTGGATTTGGTGGCACATACAAGCTTTGACACACCGTCAAAAGTCGTGCTCGGTATAGAATCGCATTTGGCACAAATTACAAGCCAAGCCAAATCCACCATGGAATACCTGCACAAAAAAGCACTGGATCAGCTATACCTTGCCAAAAATAACAGCCAGCGGCATTTTGAGAAAGTACGCCTAAAAAGCCTAGCTGCCATCGCCTTGGCAAAAAAAGACACCGCACATGAACTCAAGCAATTTAGCCAAACGATCAAACACCAGCATTCTAAAGAAAAATTAAAAACTTATGCCTTGATGAAATCAATTCATCAACA encodes:
- a CDS encoding lysine exporter LysO family protein; translation: MSGLITLVLILSPMFIGFLLPSRPEWVKMSETALGYLVFLLLIVIGIELGLVQDLAEKIGAIAMYLGVLMLLTLSSGVVALWAFDRFSPQHTTRTDTQGSKPKVSLRGSLVQLICLAIGFSLAQILPAALLPPERTTTVLLMALLFLVGISLKGSGVSLREAMLNKRGCQISVIFMAVTLLSGVIYALIFSEVSFAKALALASGFGWYSLSGTIMTDAYGAVWGSVALLNDLGREIVALIVIPMLMRHSTSAGIGLGGVTSLDFTLPTILQSGGTQIMPVVISFGFITNVVSPILMVLFSQLG
- the xseA gene encoding exodeoxyribonuclease VII large subunit produces the protein MSNSIVEQALRAARADQVNSHQDILAKHQKIAEEFEESLKNQQALQDIHLSLSDYLAAVKLVIDDSFDHEVWVRAEIRSLHSKGGHYYFELAEKDDDDNITASCRATLWRYRANTVLAKFTATTGQKLAAGASILIECSASFHAQYGFSLNISDIDPNYTLGEIAAAYQAMKKRLIDEGLINLNKQLPTPFDIENVIVIAPEQAAGLGDFRAEADRLMRAGACQFHYHHATFQGNHAPSEIRAAITTSLTEFVENHQKLPDILVIIRGGGAVGDLAYLNDYELAALIAECPVPVWVGVGHERDQVILDLVAHTSFDTPSKVVLGIESHLAQITSQAKSTMEYLHKKALDQLYLAKNNSQRHFEKVRLKSLAAIALAKKDTAHELKQFSQTIKHQHSKEKLKTYALMKSIHQHSITQLTHAKHQSTHQLHRHHSVKSRLQVMRDRCAQLQRLILTQHPKHTLQKGYAIIYNDVNQPIKSASMLKADDRVRIQWQDGSVSARIESVHSELF